The Lycorma delicatula isolate Av1 chromosome 2, ASM4794821v1, whole genome shotgun sequence DNA window TGTGTTTGCAGATGATAATAGTTAATAGTTTCTTAATGGCTGATAACAATCTAATAGGTATCAAAAGTGCCTATATTATTGGTCAAAAAATGGATGGTTAACAACAGATTGACTAGGGTTGGGTTGAGAAATTCATTCGATAAAATGTGAAcgtttaaattgaatatttgctttatagcagaaaaattaattaaaacaaaatatatgtactCTTGATTCTGCCTGctgtttgaactttttcttcCACCTAACTATAGTTTCTAATGGTTCCATTGTTTCTAATGGTTCTGATTAGTCTGTCTATTGTATCTATACGTCTTTAAACttacacaatatttaaataaatacaacagttttacatcacatttaaaattataaattaaaatttaatttctattttaagctTCATTAAAAatgtcttcattttattttaaaatacagaatttttaaaatatcattattaagcTCAGTAGTAAATGCATTTAATGAGTATTTTTAGCAAGGtagttttgttaagtttttattacaaacaagAAATATCTTATTAGAAATTGCAcaggttttattttacaaatgaaaattttcaaattaatttagtgatattttaaaaatcttttataaaattaatactctttatgtaaaatatattagtacaatttatttttttgccagTAACAAAACATTTGTACCAAATGGTCAGTCTTAACAAATTTCTTATCAAATAAGCTAATATTATGTTCAAATCATTTTTCTTGATGAAAACACGCATACTAAATGTaacttgtaataatttaaattattaaatattattggtgttaataacattctttttttctctcttattttTCACTGAATATTGTCTTTTATAACGGTCCTTGAgtgtaattataatacatatttttgttttcttcatcatTAAGTGGCATATGAAACTTAGTTTACAACTACATTatcacattaaaatttgtaatcctACATGttcgatttatttttcattcttattacTATTTATAGGTAGATGTATTGAACGTTCAGAGTGATTATTAACACACATAAAGTAATgactgattttttctaatttttaccaGAATTTTCTTTTAGAcaatttaaactgatttaaatttctataattttctttatgagaAAAGTTACACTCTATATGACTAGGCTGAAGTACAGTAGCATCTTGTATTATTAATCAGCATTATTAGTTTAAATCAACGCTCATTTACTGATgagtaaatgtttaaattaaaataactgttaagaaTGCTGCTGCTATACTCCAAACTACCCAATTATACTAATCAtgggataattaattttattttggctcCCTATCCATTCTGTACAGTTAGTTTcaaatcattttcataattttatgattgtaaatggaaaaattatacatTGGAAATTATACTCAGTAAATACTGTAATAGAATGACTTACAATCTACCAATCTACCTTTATCGTAAATGAGAAAGGAatgaaaatatagatataaacttTTTCATCATATATATTGTTCATTCATCAACAACAGTCTATTCAAAAGGGATTAGATTTAATTAGTTTGTTTTGTTGatgtttacttttacattaaaaaaaaaaaactggctgcAATCATTGCAATCTAATAACTATCAACAAAACTACACTTGCCATTTTCATAAGGCTAATATGTCCATTTACAACTTAAATTCAAGGTGGAATTATTGTACCACTATTTGTGTTAGTTGTAGTTGTAGTTTCAGATGCTTCATTAGCCATATTATTCATTGTTGTGGAATCTTGTAGAAGAATATCAGGAAGTGATCCAGTTTCTTCTGTCCATTCACTGCCTTTGGCAGTATTTACTACTACTGTCTCTGTTGTAGTTACAGCATCAAACTCTGGCAGCTCTTCACCAAAGAGAACTTTATCAATGTAAAACATTGTACCGAGATTATAAACAAATACTTCACTTTGAACTATATTTGATGTTTCTACTGATACATTATCTGAAATCAAAACAAAGCAATAAATTagctttacaaaagaaaatatatctttattacgatacattttaaaatagaaacttaCAATCGCAAATCTTTTAATTCAGTCTTAAAATAGGAAAGATATTGTACAGTACAAACCTCCTTTTCTAGAAATATGAAGAGTTTTATTGGATAAAGAAGTAAAAGTAGCATTATCACTGAGATCTCTATCATATAAACGCCCTTTAATAAAATGACTCAAAAGAACTTGTAAACCGACACCATTTGATAAGAAATTATCTGGAGCATGTTTTAATCCCACCTGTGAAAATGCTTCATCTGTCGgcacaaaaaatgtataacctgcaaaacaattattattaaatgttaaacaatttacaaataaagaactatgctaaatggttattgaaataaattacaaaaaaaattattttcaaaaaccttttataaaagtttttattaaaatctacttactaaacaagtatttttaacaGTGTTCTATAAATGTTGTTGATTtgtccattattattttttattgttattattattatttcttttttcatttattaaattttttttagtcctGGAGCTAGCAATCTTTTTCATGAGAATATCTACAGCAAGCTGGAAGAGTGTTAAATTCTTAGTTTAGTAAATGGTAGGCAGAAAAGATCAACCCACTgcattggtctagtggtgaacatgttatcgcaaatcagctgatttcgaagtcaagagttctaagattcaaatcctagtaaaggcagttactttcgtatggatttgaatactagagtaTGGAtatggttgggttccaattaaccacatacctcagaaatggtcaacctgttactgtacaagactacacttcatttacacttatacatatcatgcttattcatcctctgaaggaataccttacggtggttgcagagactaaacagaaaaagaaagaggcaGAAAAGATCAGTAGGAAATGTTTTCATATGATTATGTATGTGGCAGATAAAAATCATAGATAGTAaatgatggtaatttttttttaatgatacactCAAAAGTTCTTTTgcatgttttgttttgtatttattatttttgttaaaaattatttaattggttttttaaaacgtcttttgttctttttaatatatttcaaaactttaaaaataatttaagttattaattttaacgtgAAATTGGAGTGGTACTGCCAACCTTTATACTTGAGGTGAGAACCTCATTGTGGCAAGACGGAGTTCCATGATGAAGGACACTCTATTAATGAAAGCTTTATGCAAATAAATGTACTGGAAAGAAAGTGACTTTTATGcatgaaaaatctttattttgcactactaatttatacttattacaaGTGGATGGGCAATGGAGTAATCTACTAATTCAGATGGGAGTGCTTTTCAAAACTTCGACTCCTCTGGAGGACCCCTTGATGTTTCAATTGAAGTTTGCAGAAAGGCATCCCCCCTAATATTTGATGGAGAACCCAAATCAGATCTCAAAACTCGCAGGATGAATAATCTGGATTTACCTGAACTGGATTGGTAGATAACTcggcatttataatttattccaacTATTTTGCTCACATGAAAGCTACTAGCTGTGTTTCATTGTAGTATTATTAAGCATCGGAGGGctaaatttttaatcagttttacttCCTTCCAAGCAGCAGATTCTTGATGCAGTGAAAGTGAAGTGGTGTCATAATTATCCTCCTGGAAACAGGAAACATCTCTCCTTCAATCCAGGGTGGGCTCCTGTGAAGAGTATTTGCCCAATCCTCCTGCCCTTCTCAGTGTCTGGCTAGGATATAAGGCTGCAACTTTGAAGTTGAAACAGctccattatataaaataatacacacaaaACTTTAGAGGATCAGGACTTCTGTTTGTAATCTAAAACTAACCAAAATATCCAAAAGGAGCAAGGAAATATTTTCTTCccgaaaaaaaagaagtataagtGTTTACACTTTACTctaacataaatattacatagatTCTTTTAATTTAGAATGAGTCGATACTAAAAaggattttctaaaaattaatttttttttgttttaaactaaataatacaattgggaaaaaattagatgtaattaATCCATAGGAAAACCTTAatacaacagaaattttttaaaataatttttaaatttaatattcattatcaaACATTCAGATAAAGAAGTAATCTTTGCTctttacaacataattttatttctcccaaTTATTAagaaccataaaaaatatatgcaatgattagatactcatatttattttacaaaaaaaaaaaattattgttaataatgaaatgcgtattgaaaattatttttaatctatagcagtgattctcaacatttttagctccacaaccatcaaaaagtaaaaaaatatttatataatgattatttcacGACCTTCCaaccccaacccaatgaaactTAATTAGAACTATTTAACTGCACTGATAGCAACGAGTATGatatgcatgtatgaagtgtacaaacatgagcaatttacaagtTCCTACTTGATATGTACATGCTCCTTGAAATTTGGTCTActtgcataatatttgctgtgagaGCATTGTGTTTGAACATGAATATAATAGGTTTAAACATATCGTACTCTagcaatattaaaagaaatgtaagggattgcaaaatttcagtttagttttgaatgcgaAGCATGTGTCTGATgcctttacatttttaaaagcatagtttcattgaaggtaataattgaggtttcggttttttagtgtgcgatcaaatggtgtaactgttttttttttccaattagattcttatgcaaaatggataaatttgtgaaaaaacaaagtgagccTTCTTCCACCAGTGAATCGATTGGTTAAAAGACAATATTGTacaatgacaattatttaaattatgattttacctcaCTGGATGGAAAAACAAGTGCGTTGTTTACTTTCAAGTTCTGTTTGGGCCtgagccatcaaaattaattcaagacatggaaactaaacatctggattataaaagatttttgatgttttttatgaagctactaaaaactacaaaatagGTTGGTCAAAATGTATTGCTGTTTGCAGTGATGGTGAAAAGGCAATAACAgaaaagaacagtggatttcttaaaaaattaatagattgtcTTACATCAAGGGTGGAATGGTTGCACTGCTTCTGTCACAGACATGGTCttaccacaaaaaatatgctggaaaatctcaaacaaattctttgttaagttgtaaaatagttaattttattaaaatttgaccaTTTAGATtgggctgtttgctaaactatgtgatgaaatagttgaaaagaaaaaatcacttcttttccatacagaagtcaaatGGTTATCATGGGGGTAAAGTGTTAAcctggttattggaattgcaaaatgaattaataatatttttccacgaTAAACAAATaccattctcaatatttttaaagaataatgagtatataatGTTAAGCTTACatagctgatgtatttttgcatttgaCATCTTGGATGTGAATTTAggacattataaaaacattttattaatgacagacaaaattcatgctttcattaagaagcttgatatctggttATTCGTCTTCAAAGCAAAGAATTTTATGTTTCCATTCGcttctgattatattgagaaatatttggatgaagaagatactattattcaccacagtctGGATTGCATGAAGATGTATTTGcttgagctaaaaattcagttgggaGAGTATTTCCCAGaaggtaaaagtaatttttcaaagcgatgggtactgaatccatttagtgaaaatgttgttgcGGCTGCTaattaccagttgagattcatgaccaactcattgaaatgtctgctgataaaatgttataactacaattcacatctgaagatttagatatgttttggcttgtttgtcaaagtgaatatggaaatttagtcacagaagcattgaaaatactAATCCCTTTCACCACATCTTACCGCTTTTAAAAGGGTTTTTCATCTGTGGTTGTgctaaaaactaacatttttctttgcctttatgtgtttctaacatagatccacatatTGAGAAACTTTTAGATGAAAAACAAACACGACCAtctcattaatttgttttcttaacatatgtactaatagattaaattaaaatgttttgaataaatgattttttttctcataaaatgatctcattattgtttatgtataaaGTTCTAAGCTAATTTCACAAGCCTCCTTCATATAACTGCGACCCCAGTGCGGGTCGTGACCCTCAGGTTGAGAAATGGTGGTCTGTAGCATTAATTAGTAgacattattttctataaaaagtttcaGATcttaatccatttattttttccaaaaatttgaaCCTAGAACCTTACTGCAAAGGTGCTATCACTACATTAcagaagttaaatttaaaaattttgcaaattataaagtttctttaaaatcacaaattatatatacacaggtttatatttctatacaaaattaatattagatgaCTTTGATTATATGTATGCAttgtattacaactttattttaatacagtaatgtttataatgaaaagaaaagaaagttatatGCAATTATATCAGggtttttttatacaaagtataTGTTCAAACAAATAACCCTCCTTGCTGGGAGTAGTGATGTGTTTTGACATATCTTATAAGAAACTCATTTTAGGGGTTCTTCTAAGAGCccctaaaaactaaaaaaagtaatgttactttttaaagcattaaaataaaaatatgagatatatttacataaacactTCGGTCTTTTATTCagtgttatataaaacaaaattaatataacaaattactttttctttcatcATTTGACTTAAGCAATAAGTCCTTGacagaaattcaatattttctgtactttttgCAGATAAAAACTAGATGAAAAGAAAtgattttgaaatacatttttagctTCACTGACATTTCAGATTCATTttaccaatctttttttttaattaaaaatttactataactgtttagaagttattttattttgattcagcTTTTACTTACAAATGgtgaataatctaaaaatttctaTCAGGGATAttacataagaatattttataatccttgcagataacattttatttgcttacaTAATTAATGGATGGCCTTCTACTACGGTGAAACAGTCTTACATCATTGATGATCATATACACTGCATTTCAGGATACATCAGCAGCTTAGAACAACATAATACCACCCTAAAGTAGCAAATATATTAACTGgaaggaattattattttattgaataacacTAGTGTTTAAACTACTACTATGGtgtgcaaaatatttttcatacaaataaagAATAACCTTTTCTTAAGAGATTATGATATATTACACTTTcttaaacagtaaagaaaaaagagaataaaatttttaacaaacctACCTGCTCCAGATATGTGAGGAGCTAGATCTGCCATATTTAAAAACCGAGTAATGTGAGTAAATCGTGGATTACGTTCAAGGGCTAAAAATGCATGTGAAAGAAATTGAGCACCAAACCAAGGAAATGCAAGGAGAGGTGGTGTTTCTTTGTCTTTGTGCTTTTGATGTAACCTTTGAACAACTGCTTCATTCacaaataatacttcagatataaacattatatttcctCGTACAACTGGAGTGTCACCTTTCACAATGTCGACCCCATTAATCGTTAATGATGctgttccaaaaaaataaaaaataaagcaattataAGTAcacatcaattataataaaataataaataaatcatcaataacatggtttatatacataaatttcaaaCACTTTTTAGATAgccataatgattaaaattaatatttgatcaaAGAATTCAGAAggcacttttaaataaaattttcacatactttatttagaaataaaaagaacttttttttacagatatcaCTGTTTAATGTAAAAGTACTTAATTATCTTGAGATCAccaaaaaaggatatttttgaaatataaaattttcaaaagttatagTTTTAAGAACTgaccattctcaagaataaccaATCCATGCTaggcttataaattaaaataaggagtGAGTTGGTTTCCTATTGCCTTTTAAGTGAATTGAACATACTGCTTTTACACtaacaaaaaacacatttatttttttggtgattGTATTCTGTATGAATTGATTTGTTTTGTCTATTGTTCTAAAGATAATTTTCTgtccagattttttaaattagtgaactATTTCATTCATCTGTTTTAacacaatgtatttttttgttttatttatcactgttttaattttataataaaaacaatagtgcAGGGAGTGTGGGCTAGAGTTATATCTATTTGTATGTGGTAGGTATTTTATAGCACTGAGTTCTTTTATGTGAGCTTCAGGTGATATGGATGAGTTAAGAGTTGATGGAGCATATGTCTAAGAGCAAGTTTGAAAAGATGTGGATGAcagtatttgatactgatagtttttttgtatatttttaaagtgtttctGCTAACCAAGAAGATGTATTTGTTTGCTGTGTTCATATTCAGCtgtaaagtttatttgtttactttgttattatttagtGAGATTTTAGAACTTGTTACTCATAGTCTGCTGCTAgggtttgtattaattttattattttacaatcctTTTTCAtactgtagtttttatttatttgttattatttaagtttttaaagtctcattttctgtaaagttttttggcaatattgaacaagctgtactGTTTGACATGTTTGTTGAGGGGGTTATGTGAACTGAGTTACAAGATACAactatataagttataaaaatttctccAATACTCTTTTATTAACTGGAAACATTAtactattaaacaataaaaaaaataactacatacattttttactgaATGTCACTTCTTTTCCTCCAAGTGTTTTAAATGTCTGTCCATCTTTTATTTGATCTTGATGAATGTTAGCATTAATAAAGTGATTCAAAAGAACTGATTCCGTAAACTCAGGTACAGAGAATGGGTAGAAACCCCAGTCTATAGGATGCCATCTTTGGAATGCTCGATCAGTTGGCACAAAAACTGTGTATGATTCCTctaaaacaaaccaaaaacatTCAGAAgataacataatttgtttaaagaatcTGTAACTATGTGAtcacaataaatttctgtttaccATAATCAGCATGATTACAAGTAAATAAGGAGagagattaaattatataaaaatgaaaaataaatacattactgtTAATGACAAATAACCATTTTATAAacaagtatgtaaaatattaaaatagaaaaattatattaaaacactttaaaGAATCATTCAGCATTagttaatcatttattttgagaaataaaacaacaatatatgcttatatatatatatatatatatttagggtaaactttttatagtccatCTTTTTTTTCCTCTGTatgtaaatatctatatataatataaaattgtttcagcctccgcaaagcacagaattagagaaacactcttacgcttacttttttaatttatcacaacaTTTTCAgtcctaagcccatcttcagtgacattttttatagatttttagacTGTTTACATTACACATTACTCTATTAgctttttacagtttataaaaattgttggttaaaataaaaattttcttaaaaacataaataaattagagcaaatatttgttcagtcaagaattaaaaagtatacaataactattaatttattacatcttaTCTTTGtataccaacttaaataattttaataagaatgtcccccaaaaaattctgtttgcagatttataaggctgaattcacgtttatatctatatatttttataatttttctaaaatttcaaattttttattactattttcatcttcaatatttacttttttgactatttccaaattattttctaaactagttatattatggttattatttatcaaatggtCACAACATTTGAGAAACCCATCTTtctaatctgaaaaatttaatctttaacatgagctcattaaaaataattttttagacacAGTCATGCACATTTACAACTAATGCACAATGCTTTACAATGTGGTGGTAATGTCTTATTCATGACTTTTAAGTCATGAATTGTGCTGGAAGTTTGGCATCTTCTTATCTTTTatctattatgaaaaataacaaaatttaatttcctcaTGTCACCTGTAGAGCAAGTAGACTCCCATGTTATtaaggtatttttaatgaatccCATTTACTTccttcatataatattattaactaacatTCTTTGGAAACAGGTATGGAAATTCCATATTGGATTCTTCTGATTCCCAgccttttttctataataataagtGCTGTGAATATATTTCTCATTCATATTCACGATTGGCTTGCTTTCCTCTCTAAATTTCTTTACATCTCTAAGATATGAAAATCTCCACTATTGAATTTTCAGCCTTTCAATTGATATAGATCTTATTGACtttgtttttatatcattaaaaatctagCTGATAAAggattttgttttagattttactCACTGAATACATTATTGTACCTGTGTTTAGCTgtgaattacatttaaaacaataaattaaaaaaataaaatctctaatcatgtaatattgaaataaaagccATTACAACACATGCACATACAGAAATTGGTTTGAAAAGCAATTGTGTATTATTAGATTACaatgttgtcaatttttttttaatattaagaatataatttaacatcTAGCTCCTACCTTCAGCTTTCCATGCGAACTTATAACAATGTAGCctataaaaaaagaagctttttccataacaaagagaataaaataaaaaaaaattgtcgaaatcGTTGATAaatggtttgataatttattaaaaatctttttgtttatgtattgtaAACTTCATCCACGACCAGCAGGGGGTATACCCAGTTGCAATTTTAGAAGGGAAAGGGTGGAGGACTCCTATAACTTGTGGAAGGGATGAGGAAAAGAAAGGGCACATGTACAGGGATAGGAATGAGAAAGGGACAGATTGTGGGTGCAGAGAGATAGCATATGAAATGGTGACTAACAACAGGGTAAAGAACAAAACAGTTGTGCactaattttaagtttcattgtTAATAACTTTGGAACTAAGATTGCTACCAAGCTGgtaaaaattgcattttgtagAAAATCTTATGGGCTTTCAGGAAACAACATCCACTTTGGTCGATCTCCTCaccatttttgagatgtttgTGATAAACCGCAAAGCTGTGGATTAAAATCTTGCTTAACATGGTGAAAAAGAGGGTTGGGGcagttttttcaaattgaaatgtagataacaatttttctcttgtttggaaatgttagtgtgcaaaatttcatcatgatcaaaataaaactgtaaatctgTTTAAAGGACAATCACAaaacattcttctttatatttatagacAGAAGGTAAA harbors:
- the LOC142320552 gene encoding transforming growth factor-beta-induced protein ig-h3, which translates into the protein MSDKPFTILAPRNNASIQIPQERLTSHPESVRKLLLDHVVLGQRLDLAIGADLSFTTLGGRTVTVRAKKGNLVANGAKVVNPKVDVANGRLIILDNYLFPEDLIEDHSFLQDMTEVLSFLQSGVRVFQHLLARSNVTKLLKQEESYTVFVPTDRAFQRWHPIDWGFYPFSVPEFTESVLLNHFINANIHQDQIKDGQTFKTLGGKEVTFSKKSSLTINGVDIVKGDTPVVRGNIMFISEVLFVNEAVVQRLHQKHKDKETPPLLAFPWFGAQFLSHAFLALERNPRFTHITRFLNMADLAPHISGAGYTFFVPTDEAFSQVGLKHAPDNFLSNGVGLQVLLSHFIKGRLYDRDLSDNATFTSLSNKTLHISRKGDNVSVETSNIVQSEVFVYNLGTMFYIDKVLFGEELPEFDAVTTTETVVVNTAKGSEWTEETGSLPDILLQDSTTMNNMANEASETTTTTNTNSGTIIPP